atatatttacCCAAGGATGCTTTTATGTAGACGATCAGCAGCTCCATGATTGGCTCCAGTTTCAGAAAAATGGTCTCGGGAAGATTTCATGTCGTAAAACATTGGCAGGTGGTCTTTGACTGTACTCCAAACGTTGACTGTACCAGACATTTTGAAATTGCAATCATCAGAAAAAAGATTTAACTTCATCAGCCACAGAGCTTTGGCTTCATTGTACCTGTGTTGATCTAAAAAAGCCATGACTGGATACATCGTCCGGTCAGATTGGAAGAGTTCCTGAATGTGTTTATATTTGGTGTGACAGACATGAAGAGCAACGAGGAGTGCATCAAGGACGCATGTGTTGATGAAGCGGTATGAGCCGTAGTGACCATTAGCTTTAATGTAGCTTTTCCAGTCTTCAGTGAAGAGTTTCTTCAAAGAACAGAACTGCCTagaacaaacaaaacaagcagTAAAGAAgttgttgtttctttttattaCTAATATGCAACActtataaattttttttatttctggatGTCAGATCTTAAATGTCTGCAATTATTAAAATTGTAAAACATGATATAACAGGCATATAACATGTTAATAAAATGTTTGTATAGGTAAGAAATTACAAAGCTGTACAATGCTCTAAAGTACATTATCTTATTCAATCTTTGAATTTACCTCGTGTTTTTTCCGTCGTCTGCAGTTGCATTTGAGATACCACACCCACAAAACAAGGAGATAAATAGATGTTTAGGAAAATTATCATTAGAAACCTTCCCAAcaaatagtatttaaaaaaattaagccaTCAACTTTACCCTGAAGCAGATGTTCGTATTCCGATAGTAACGCATCGCGGTTTCTAGTACCAAAGCCAAAAAAGAGAAGAATGTTCTGGCAGAAGCTTCCCGAGCTGTTAGAACACAGATAAGCAATGTTACTACTGTCAGAGTTTCTCCTGTACTGCCAAGTTTTAACTCACTACATGTGCTGATGCTATTGTTGCCTAATAAAGCAGGCTGAGTCGCTGTTGGAAAAAATAAGTAATTGTTTACATAATCTTGTATTCCTTGGCAAAATTACAGACATAAATAGAAACAATCTGAACTTTGAACACTTAACCTGCTGTTTCCCATTTCAGATTTCTTGTTTACTCGGCACAAAGTGTTAAACTCTTCCGCAGCTGTCATCTGACGAAAACTCCCGCCACCGATGTGTAATGGGAATTTCCTACAACAATAAAAGTCCGGCCAATAAAAGACCTCCGGCAAAAAAGGTTTGGTCCTATAAAACTgtcaaatagcaaaaaaataaataaataaatacatgtgtaatatgaTTTTTCTGTTATGTTCATGTTTTCTTATCAAGAATATTCTTAAGaaaaattcttaaaaacaaaaaaaagataaaagtccCCACCTACGCACTTAGCTACTTCCGCATTTAAGTATTCTGTCCAGCGTAACGGTGTAAAGGTGGTGCTATACTGAGGAAAGAGAAAAGAGGGTGCTAAAAAGTCTGAATTGATGTCAGATCCTATTTTTAAGGATATTGACCAAGAAAATCCATTACccgtaaaaaataaataaataaataaataaatagataatgcTTTGATAGatgtttatgcttttttttaacataataatATTTTCATGCGGCTGGCTGCCTTTGTAAAATCACCTACACCCTCAattgatcagatcatttgattatATCCCTTTATCATACTGGCCTCAGTGTCAAGAGTGTGACTAAAGCTCAGTTATTATctcttaattaaaataaaatgtgactttttatgttttttcaagATGGTAGCTCTTTTAAAATTTTAACTAGGACAACTGTCATATGGTTTTAGTGTTTACGGAAAAACTTATgtaaaaaaatgacttaattgagtattgagtaaaaaaaacatctatgCATCCAATTTTCACCAATAATTCTTTGTTTACAGTAATTTCAATGTGATTATACCTTTGGACttcataatgattttttttagtaaatgcaAAACAGAAACTACAGTGAACTTACTGTCCAAAACTGTATGAAACGGTTCGTAAATGtttaacttaaatttaaattaaatcagtTATATGCATATGGGACATAAGACAATTATCCATAACTTACCCATATTTATAACTGTTAATCTTGAATCTTCTGCTGAATGGATTCTCAAAAAGTTGCAGTTAACCACTAACAGTTTCAAAGTTAAGTGACACTGGCTCCTTAAAatttcatttcattattttatgtttaattttttaacttAAGTAGCaaattcataaattaaatcttCTTTTCCAACATTGCTTTTGACATATAACTTCAAATAACTTTAAAAGAAGGCTCATTTATAATGGGTTTATACATAGTTTACAAAggattttattaatggttattaattaggttataaatcatcaataagcagttaaaaataaataaataaataaaaagggcaACAGCGGCCTCTCCTGTATCAAATTGACAATGatcccacattcatttatactgttaaacctcagctCTTACTAGATGACTTTGTCTTATCTACCaatcagcattagcatttctgttaataactttattcatgaTAAAACGATAATACCATATTAactgactaaactgactttctaaattattttaatagatatgttaaaaaaagtcatattcactgttgtttttttctatttatgtgttgtaagtgctttttaatgttttacagtatttacaatttaatttataaccattaatatactcctttataaactatttataaaccctttaaaaaggagccttattttaaagttgtaccacTTCCTGTAACATTTAGCTCCTTATAAATGTGCTTCTAAAATGCATGATGGATGGCCATTCTAATGCATGCATTATTACCTGATTAAAAGCATGTAGACTCAATTTATGTCCAGAtctcttcttatttatttttattacattcattaaaaagagaaatgtgtaaatactgtacatttaatagGCATTATGCAACACTTGTGTATTGTACATGAGAAATGTGTTTACATTGAAACTAGTAAAAATTCACAATTAGGCAATGTGCAAACATTCTAAAGaggtatttaaacaaacaaaaccaacaaaCTGAACGGAACAGGGTCTGAGATCCACTTCAGAAGGTTTTCACAAAAGCTGGACAATACTGAACAATAAATACAGTGAAAGTGCTAccttaaaaagtaattatactgtattataatgtaGAAACAAGTGGTGCATTGTACCATTTTAAACATACTATAGTTATGATCTGcaataaacagagaaagagagagtgcagtCTCTTCCTGGACCCCCATCCAGACCAAACACAGGACAGTAATTACTGTGTAAACCAGTTAATCAGTGTAGAAAATATGACATCAGGTGTGAACATCAAACAAAATCTAATGATAAATGACAAACAACTACCTAATtctgaaacaaaataaactaaaatacacAAACCTCCCTAACTCCCTCTTAGAATGGCTCTCACTCCTTATTTTCTGAAATTTATGAAATGTAacaaagctaacaggctaacagaaGTTACTGGATTGGTCTGGGCATGGTAACATATACTCTGGTGGCAAAAAGTAATACTACgcacagaaaaacacaaaaacacaaggcAGCAGCagatacaaataaagaaacatgTTACAACCAGGAGTCCTAATGCTATTGCAGTGAAATACACTATAAACTATACTTCATATAATCACAGACAGTGTTTTTTGATGCGTACTTCTGTTTTAGAACATTATTCCGAGCCAGAGCTGTCACAAGCTAGAGCTCCCAAACTCGTCAGTATCTCTTTCATGGATTCTTCAATATTCTCTCGTTGTCCGAATGAACCACAGTTGAAAGGTTGTGCTCCTACTCCAGTCTCAGGAGAGGCTGTAGATGGAAACAAAGGAAAAGCAAGTCACCTTATGTGTGAAACAATACTAAACTGTGCAAAAGGATGAGGGAACCCTTACAATTAACCTTGAGTTTTTATAAAACAACAAAAGTCATACCATTATTTTGCACGTCAGCTTGTGTCGTATTGATGTAGCCAGCCCAGCAGATCATATAACGGTTCCGATCCTCTAAGTTGAAAGTACGAAAAGACCTCAACGCTGGATTGTTATCATAGAGGATCCACAGGTTCTCTAAGAAGTTGAAACACATGACCATGTGATTCCGTTCACCAAGCAGCAAAAACTGAAGCTTAAAGGTcctgaaagaaagaaaattgCGATTGTGGGATTAAGTTTGTGATACATGATAAATAAAAGCtttgcaatttaagcatgactaaagtaTGCGttagcaatataataaaaaagtaatattagcaaaacgtgtgcccacactgaataagggTAAAACAAATGCTTGTCAGacgcttttaagacatagttgcattgcatgaattcataaagcagctctgtttgtagcctgatacaaatacatgttatagctgtttaaaggaagaagcacctttaacctgaagactTAGAAATTGGAGATATTAGAACAGGAGATATTATATCAGAGAAAGTCAGAAAATACATATaagagatgatttcaataaaatagataaatcagTTTAACAGAGCAGAGACAAATGGTTATATTTAACatgttgatgatacattatgcttctttGTAACCCCACATTCATAAATTACTATAAAATAAAAGTCGGTTGTACTTCGCTAGTTATAAGGGGCCAGTCTTAACCCAAAAATGCCAGGGCAGTTTTTTgccccagtccagccctggtatACACTAGTGCAATCgaaataatagtttattaaagAACAATAATCATGAACAGTATGGTGCTTTGTCTCTGTTAAGAATGCAATACACATACAAAAATCATTAAaggaaggaagtgtcagattgcaatgttTTGTCAGAAAGATAAATGTTACTAGGAacaatgaattattaaaaaaaaataacctgaTATTTTTCAACTCTCGGGCAAATTTATAAAGCTACACATGCAAAAGTAGTGTGTGATGCAACATGGCAGATATCTCgtcatgaagttgtagaggttcctaatggtgttctgctaCAATCTGTCTCATGCAGCATGAATATGTACAcatttcctgcagattttgcaatatgtgtttttttagtcAAGGATAGGGTTTGGCAATGCAGCTGGCTATGGTATTGCATCTGTCTTTGAGGCAAGCTCTTAAGAAAGCAGGAGTGTGTGGATGATTATTGTCCTGTTGGCATTGTGCACTGGACTGTGTTCAGAAAGGGTAGGACCCCCTGGTTGCAGGACATTATTAATGTAATGCTGAGCTGTAAAAgggcctgtaatgaagaccaaagatgaTCTGGCATCATACTAAATTGCACCTCCCATGACTCCAGGCCTTTTGGACTGTAGATGTGGACACTGTATCTCCACACACTGACTAAACAGTCATCTCTCTACCAAAACAAAAGCGACACTCATCGCTGAAGATGACCCTCTGCCACTATGCCATCTTTTGTCGTTGttgaatctgtgtgtgtgaagGTCTGGCATggtgcattacacatgcattacacactacttgtGTATATGTAGCTAAATAAACAATACAGCAATACTGCATTTTAAATCTGAAAAGGACACATTTGTGGTATGACTGATCGATAAAATATATCAGCAGTCCACAATACTATTATTATGTTACCTTTTGATTTCATCTTCAACAAGCAAGGGCAGGGGCACAACCCTAGGAACAACCAGGATCATTGTGGGATCATCTGCACGGCCCAAAGCCTTCAAATCACCAAGTGCACGAAATTTGCTGCCAAgccaaaaattatgttttttaatttttacatttttcttttcctGACTGCCGTTTTATAGCTAATTTAGTGTAGTTTATGCTCATGATTTACCTCATTGTTGTTTGATATACAGGACTGTCATCAGGTGTTTCTTGGAAGTAGTCGACTTCAGCACACACCAGTTTAGCAAGCACTGGAAAATGATCTTTCACAGTGCCCAAAATGTCAATATCAATTGTATCAAACTTTATCAGTGATCGCAGCCATAGGCCTTTTGCGTCCTCATAgtttgctgcatttaaataagacATCATGACTTTGAATGTGGCGTTAGATTCTAAAAGCGATCGTACATTTTGGAATCTGATGTAACAAATGTGAAAAGCAGCCAGGATTGAGTCCAGGACACACGTATTACGAAACTGGTGTCTGCAGTAACGACCACCCGCTCTTATGTAGTCACCGTGAATTATCAGCATCAGCAAAGCCGGCAGTCCTGTGTCTGAATGAGTAAATAAATGTTCTTACATAAGAAAACTAGGAAAATATACCTTGTGGGATTGTTTGAATCGGCATCTAAACAAACAGAAATGATAAATAAGTGCATATAATGTTAGAATAATTTTGTATGCTCTAACAATTACTGTAACAATAGATCAAAAATCTTTTTTGAGcattacaataaaaaacaaataccgTCGTTGTTGAATGGCCTGTACTGGCATCGCTTCTTACGGGAAGGCAGAGAGGGgctgcaaaatcagagaaaatgtttGCACCATATCACACGTGCCACACATGTTCATGCTACCCAATCTAAGTTGTTTCAATAAATTTTAAAGTGATCTTTCTTTAGGATTAGTGAGTTTTATCAGAACTATACAGAAAATGAAGtgttccagcggtctaaagctgtgctatgatcgggagatcgctggtttgataCCCGGTcaggcagcttgccatcagcttcatgagctttgctctctctgggtgggtagatggcgctctctcccctcatcactcccaagggtgatgtcgatcagcacatggcgtctgtgagctgatgtatcagaacggagctttcctccgagcgcgctggatACTCTGccttgctgcatcagcagcagttcagttggGGTAtcggggtatcactagtgatgtgggatatacagctgagtagcagctgaatgggtgggacaattggcctagttaaattgagagaaaatgggGGGGGAAAGAACTAGAAAGCAGGGGATTGAAGGATTTGCATTCTACATTCTATCATGCACAGTACTTTGCAACAGAagcccagaaaaaaaaacaatgtaaaaaaaagaaaagagaacaaaAATCTTAACAGACTCATTATGTCTCATTATTGTTTTCATTTGTAGCAACTGTTGCCAGGCAGGATCAAACAAACATTGGCAAAAATCTCATTCACTTAATCTCTTATTCAAGACTGCATGCTacgccataaaatggaccatgcTGTAGTTAATACATAGAAACTATGTAGGAGAAGAAGACAACATGTTTGACTTATCTAACATGACAAAAATCTAAAGCAGATCTATCTAAACAATTTAGTCTTGCATGTGTGCacgaataaaaaaaagtaaatatgtaataaacTTTAACTCATGAAATGTAAAAGAACCTATTTAGACAAAAATATGGTTGAATGGTATTTTTGCCAATATTCTGCTTGAGCTGTTCATCCTC
This genomic interval from Astyanax mexicanus isolate ESR-SI-001 chromosome 1, AstMex3_surface, whole genome shotgun sequence contains the following:
- the LOC103033334 gene encoding uncharacterized protein LOC103033334, whose amino-acid sequence is MLIIHGDYIRAGGRYCRHQFRNTCVLDSILAAFHICYIRFQNVRSLLESNATFKVMMSYLNAANYEDAKGLWLRSLIKFDTIDIDILGTVKDHFPVLAKLVCAEVDYFQETPDDSPVYQTTMSKFRALGDLKALGRADDPTMILVVPRVVPLPLLVEDEIKRTFKLQFLLLGERNHMVMCFNFLENLWILYDNNPALRSFRTFNLEDRNRYMICWAGYINTTQADVQNNASPETGVGAQPFNCGSFGQRENIEESMKEILTSLGALACDSSGSE
- the LOC125802207 gene encoding uncharacterized protein LOC125802207; translation: MTAAEEFNTLCRVNKKSEMGNSSSGSFCQNILLFFGFGTRNRDALLSEYEHLLQDDGKNTRQFCSLKKLFTEDWKSYIKANGHYGSYRFINTCVLDALLVALHVCHTKYKHIQELFQSDRTMYPVMAFLDQHRYNEAKALWLMKLNLFSDDCNFKMSGTVNVWSTVKDHLPMFYDMKSSRDHFSETGANHGAADRLHKSILGEFQRFKEVISLGSYGDPCLILINSDAGMDRAPPLKVKDKYDRTFELQFMLLWKKSVPVEHMVVCCNLGDQWVLYDNNPDVPPDQDFNFDSADYKNQYPIYLTGYVNTTQQERE